In a single window of the Rhinolophus ferrumequinum isolate MPI-CBG mRhiFer1 chromosome 21, mRhiFer1_v1.p, whole genome shotgun sequence genome:
- the FAM222B gene encoding protein FAM222B isoform X1, with amino-acid sequence MLACLPGPGDLSFQLLSHTQMNTGLQKWDTTQKMRTAHCPTPAELDAYAKKVANNPLTIKIFPNSVKVPQRKHVRRTVNGLDTSAQRYSPYPTQAATKAGLLAIVKVPAKSILKDFDGTRARLLPEAIMNPPVAPYATVAPSTLAHPQAQALARQQALQHAQTLAHAPPQTLQHPQGIPPPQALSHPQSLQQPQGLGHPQPMAQTQGLVHPQALSHQGLQHPPNPLLHGGRKMPDSDAPPNVTVSTSTIPLSMAATLQHSQPPDLSSIVHQINQFCQTRAGISTTSVCEGQIANPSPISRSLLINASTRVSTHSVPTPMPSCVVNPMEHTHAATGPVNLPTGISRAPTGYASDLKPVAWNQHQLAHLQQMCSEAGGTPAPGLTGKHAAGRELAGPGFVGKAPAYPQELCLAQSFHLKPPLEKPTPSPPVNGLAAPLAYPNGHYFQPLWNNILPTPNSDSSGSQDLPMPFHGGQPTGAPLDCAAAAGAHYRAGTGGGPVASQNSLMQTVDYLSGDFQPACFREQSLAVLSKAHRAPGSRAPDPTDSRSLHIQHPGYR; translated from the exons ATGCTAGCCTGTCTCCCAGGGCCAGGTGACCTGTCCTTTCAGCTTCTTTCTCACACGCAGATGAACACTGGACTTCAGAAAT gGGACACTACACAGAAAATGAGAACTGCTCACTGTCCTACCCCAGCCGAATTGGACGCGTATGCTAAGAAGGTCGCAAACAACCCACTGACTATAAAAATCTTCCCCAACAGTGTGAAGGTTCCCCAGCGGAAACACGTTCGTCGTACTGTGAACGGCCTCGACACATCAGCCCAGCGCTACAGCCCCTACCCGACTCAGGCTGCCACCAAGGCAGGCCTGCTTGCCATTGTCAAAGTGCCAGCCAAAAGCATCCTCAAGGACTTTGACGGCACCCGAGCCCGGTTGCTCCCTGAGGCCATCATGAACCCCCCAGTGGCACCCTATGCTACTGTGGCACCCAGCACTTTagcccacccccaggcccaggctcTGGCCCGCCAGCAGGCCCTGCAGCATGCACAGACCCTGGCCCACGCCCCTCCCCAGACGCTGCAGCACCCTCAGGGTATCCCGCCGCCCCAGGCGCTGTCCCACCCTCAGAGCCTCCAGCAGCCTCAGGGCCTGGGCCACCCCCAGCCCATGGCCCAAACCCAGGGCTTGGTCCACCCTCAGGCCCTGTCTCACCAAGGTCTCCAGCACCCCCCCAATCCCTTGCTGCATGGAGGCCGGAAGATGCCAGACTCAGATGCCCCCCCGAATGTGACCGTGTCTACCTCAACGATCCCCCTTTCCATGGCGGCCACCCTGCAGCACAGCCAGCCCCCGGACCTGAGCAGCATCGTGCACCAGATCAACCAGTTTTGCCAGACGAGGGCCGGCATCAGCACTACCTCAGTGTGCGAGGGCCAGATCGCCAACCCCAGCCCCATTAGTCGCAGTCTGCTCATCAATGCAAGCACCCGGGTGTCGACCCACAGCGTCCCCACTCCAATGCCTTCCTGTGTGGTCAACCCCATGGAGCACACCCATGCGGCCACAGGCCCTGTCAACCTGCCCACGGGCATCTCTCGAGCCCCCACTGGCTACGCTAGCGACCTCAAGCCAGTGGCCTGGAACCAGCACCAGCTGGCCCACCTCCAACAGATGTGCAGTGAGGCTGGTGGGACGCCGGCCCCGGGCCTGACAGGCAAGCACGCTGCCGGACGCGAGCTGGCAGGGCCTGGCTTTGTGGGCAAGGCGCCCGCCTACCCGCAGGAACTCTGCCTGGCGCAGTCTTTCCATCTGAAGCCACCCCTGGAGAAgccaaccccctccccaccagtcAACGGCCTGGCAGCCCCACTGGCCTACCCCAATGGTCACTACTTCCAACCCCTGTGGAACAACATTCTGCCCACTCCCAATAGCGACAGCTCGGGGTCTCAGGACCTCCCTATGCCGTTCCATGGTGGGCAGCCCACAGGTGCACCCCTCGACTGTGCAGCGGCTGCTGGGGCGCACTACCGAGCAGGGACCGGGGGCGGGCCCGTGGCGAGCCAGAACAGCTTGATGCAGACGGTGGATTACCTGAGTGGGGATTTCCAGCCGGCCTGCTTCCGTGAACAGAGCCTGGCCGTGCTGAGCAAGGCCCACCGAGCCCCCGGCAGCCGCGCCCCCGACCCCACAGATAGTCGAAGTCTTCATATTCAGCACCCTGGGTATAGATAG
- the TRAF4 gene encoding TNF receptor-associated factor 4 isoform X2 — translation MPGPARPCPPAMPGFDYKFLEKPKRRLLCPLCGKPMREPVQVSTCGHRFCDTCLQEFLSEGVFKCPEDQLPLDYAKIYPDPELEVQVLGLPIRCIHSEEGCRWSGPLRHLQGHLNTCSFNVVPCPNRCPTKLSRRDLPAHLQHDCPKRRLKCEFCGCDFSGEAFESHEGVCPQESVYCENKCGARMMRRLLAQHATSECPKRTQPCTYCTKEFVFDTIQSHQYQCPRLPVSCPNQCGMGTVAREDLPGHLKDSCSTALVLCPFKDSGCKHRCPKLAMARHVEESVKPHLAMMCALVSRQRQELQELRRELEELSVGSDGVLIWKIGSYGRRLQEAKAKPNLECFSPAFYTHKYGYKLQVSAFLNGNGSGEGTHLSLYIRVLPGAFDNLLEWPFARRVTFSLLDQSDPGLAKPQHVTETFHPDPNWKNFQKPGTWRGSLDESSLGFGYPKFISHQDIRKRNYVRDDAVFIRASVELPRKILS, via the exons ATGCCCGGCCCCGCTCGCCCGTGCCCGCCCGCCATGCCCGGCTTCGACTACAAGTTCCTGGAAAAGCCCAAGCGGCGGCTGCTGTGCCCGCTGTGCGGGAAGCCCATGCGTGAGCCTGTGCAGGTTTCTACCTGCGGCCACCGCTTCTGCGACACCTGCCTGCAGGAGTTCCTCAG TGAAGGAGTCTTCAAATGCCCTGAGGACCAGCTTCCTCTGGACTATGCCAAG ATCTACCCAGACCCAGAGCTGGAGGTACAGGTACTGGGCCTGCCTATCCGTTGCATCCACAGCGAGGAGGGCTGCCGCTGGAGTGGGCCACTTCGTCACCTACAG GGTCACCTGAATACTTGCAGCTTCAATGTCGTCCCCTGCCCCAATCGCTGCCCCACCAAGCTGAGCCGTCGGGACCTGCCGGCCCACTTGCAGCACGACTGCCCCAAGCGGCGCCTCAAGTGCGAGTTTTGCGGCTGTGACTTCAGTGGGGAGGCCTTTGAG AGCCACGAGGGCGTGTGCCCCCAAGAGAGTGTGTACTGTGAGAATAAGTGTGGTGCCCGCATGATGCGGCGGCTGCTGGCCCAGCACGCCACCTCTGAGTGCCCCAAGCGCACCCAGCCGTGCACCTACTGCACCAAGGAATTCGTCTTTGACACCATCCAG AGCCACCAGTACCAGTGCCCGAGGCTGCCTGTGTCCTGCCCCAACCAGTGTGGCATGGGCACCGTGGCTCGAGAGGACCTGCCGGGCCATCTGAAGGACAGCTGTAGCACTGCCCTAGTGCTGTGTCCATTCAAAGACTCCGGCTGCAAGCACAGG TGCCCTAAGCTGGCAATGGCACGGCATGTGGAGGAGAGTGTGAAGCCCCATCTGGCCATGATGTGTGCCCTGGTGAGCCGGCAGCGGCAGGAGCTGCAGGAGCTGCGGCGAGAGCTGGAGGAGCTGTCAGTGGGCAGCGATGGCGTGCTCATCTGGAAGATTGGCAGCTATGGGCGACGGCTACAGGAGGCCAAAGCCAAGCCCAACCTCGAGTGCTTCAGCCCAGCTTTCTACACACATAAGTATGGGTACAAGCTGCAGGTGTCTGCATTTCTCAATGGCAATGGCAGTGGTGAGGGCACACATCTCTCGCTCTACATTCGTGTGCTGCCAGGTGCCTTTGACAATCTCCTTGAGTGGCCCTTTGCCCGCCGCGTCACCTTCTCCCTGCTGGATCAGAGCGACCCTGGGCTGGCTAAGCCACAGCATGTCACTGAGACCTTTCACCCCGACCCAAACTGGAAGAATTTCCAAAAACCAGGCACTTGGCGAGGCTCCCTGGATGAGAGTTCCCTGGGCTTTGGTTACCCCAAGTTCATCTCCCACCAGGACATCCGCAAGCGAAACTACGTGCGGGATGATGCTGTCTTCATCCGAGCCTCTGTTGAATTGCCCCGAAAAATCCTCAGCTGA
- the TRAF4 gene encoding TNF receptor-associated factor 4 isoform X1 encodes MPGPARPCPPAMPGFDYKFLEKPKRRLLCPLCGKPMREPVQVSTCGHRFCDTCLQEFLSEGVFKCPEDQLPLDYAKMCCGRWDPAVEQIYPDPELEVQVLGLPIRCIHSEEGCRWSGPLRHLQGHLNTCSFNVVPCPNRCPTKLSRRDLPAHLQHDCPKRRLKCEFCGCDFSGEAFESHEGVCPQESVYCENKCGARMMRRLLAQHATSECPKRTQPCTYCTKEFVFDTIQSHQYQCPRLPVSCPNQCGMGTVAREDLPGHLKDSCSTALVLCPFKDSGCKHRCPKLAMARHVEESVKPHLAMMCALVSRQRQELQELRRELEELSVGSDGVLIWKIGSYGRRLQEAKAKPNLECFSPAFYTHKYGYKLQVSAFLNGNGSGEGTHLSLYIRVLPGAFDNLLEWPFARRVTFSLLDQSDPGLAKPQHVTETFHPDPNWKNFQKPGTWRGSLDESSLGFGYPKFISHQDIRKRNYVRDDAVFIRASVELPRKILS; translated from the exons ATGCCCGGCCCCGCTCGCCCGTGCCCGCCCGCCATGCCCGGCTTCGACTACAAGTTCCTGGAAAAGCCCAAGCGGCGGCTGCTGTGCCCGCTGTGCGGGAAGCCCATGCGTGAGCCTGTGCAGGTTTCTACCTGCGGCCACCGCTTCTGCGACACCTGCCTGCAGGAGTTCCTCAG TGAAGGAGTCTTCAAATGCCCTGAGGACCAGCTTCCTCTGGACTATGCCAAG ATGTGCTGTGGACGCTGGGATCCAGCAGTGGAGCAG ATCTACCCAGACCCAGAGCTGGAGGTACAGGTACTGGGCCTGCCTATCCGTTGCATCCACAGCGAGGAGGGCTGCCGCTGGAGTGGGCCACTTCGTCACCTACAG GGTCACCTGAATACTTGCAGCTTCAATGTCGTCCCCTGCCCCAATCGCTGCCCCACCAAGCTGAGCCGTCGGGACCTGCCGGCCCACTTGCAGCACGACTGCCCCAAGCGGCGCCTCAAGTGCGAGTTTTGCGGCTGTGACTTCAGTGGGGAGGCCTTTGAG AGCCACGAGGGCGTGTGCCCCCAAGAGAGTGTGTACTGTGAGAATAAGTGTGGTGCCCGCATGATGCGGCGGCTGCTGGCCCAGCACGCCACCTCTGAGTGCCCCAAGCGCACCCAGCCGTGCACCTACTGCACCAAGGAATTCGTCTTTGACACCATCCAG AGCCACCAGTACCAGTGCCCGAGGCTGCCTGTGTCCTGCCCCAACCAGTGTGGCATGGGCACCGTGGCTCGAGAGGACCTGCCGGGCCATCTGAAGGACAGCTGTAGCACTGCCCTAGTGCTGTGTCCATTCAAAGACTCCGGCTGCAAGCACAGG TGCCCTAAGCTGGCAATGGCACGGCATGTGGAGGAGAGTGTGAAGCCCCATCTGGCCATGATGTGTGCCCTGGTGAGCCGGCAGCGGCAGGAGCTGCAGGAGCTGCGGCGAGAGCTGGAGGAGCTGTCAGTGGGCAGCGATGGCGTGCTCATCTGGAAGATTGGCAGCTATGGGCGACGGCTACAGGAGGCCAAAGCCAAGCCCAACCTCGAGTGCTTCAGCCCAGCTTTCTACACACATAAGTATGGGTACAAGCTGCAGGTGTCTGCATTTCTCAATGGCAATGGCAGTGGTGAGGGCACACATCTCTCGCTCTACATTCGTGTGCTGCCAGGTGCCTTTGACAATCTCCTTGAGTGGCCCTTTGCCCGCCGCGTCACCTTCTCCCTGCTGGATCAGAGCGACCCTGGGCTGGCTAAGCCACAGCATGTCACTGAGACCTTTCACCCCGACCCAAACTGGAAGAATTTCCAAAAACCAGGCACTTGGCGAGGCTCCCTGGATGAGAGTTCCCTGGGCTTTGGTTACCCCAAGTTCATCTCCCACCAGGACATCCGCAAGCGAAACTACGTGCGGGATGATGCTGTCTTCATCCGAGCCTCTGTTGAATTGCCCCGAAAAATCCTCAGCTGA
- the FAM222B gene encoding protein FAM222B isoform X2: MNPPVAPYATVAPSTLAHPQAQALARQQALQHAQTLAHAPPQTLQHPQGIPPPQALSHPQSLQQPQGLGHPQPMAQTQGLVHPQALSHQGLQHPPNPLLHGGRKMPDSDAPPNVTVSTSTIPLSMAATLQHSQPPDLSSIVHQINQFCQTRAGISTTSVCEGQIANPSPISRSLLINASTRVSTHSVPTPMPSCVVNPMEHTHAATGPVNLPTGISRAPTGYASDLKPVAWNQHQLAHLQQMCSEAGGTPAPGLTGKHAAGRELAGPGFVGKAPAYPQELCLAQSFHLKPPLEKPTPSPPVNGLAAPLAYPNGHYFQPLWNNILPTPNSDSSGSQDLPMPFHGGQPTGAPLDCAAAAGAHYRAGTGGGPVASQNSLMQTVDYLSGDFQPACFREQSLAVLSKAHRAPGSRAPDPTDSRSLHIQHPGYR; this comes from the coding sequence ATGAACCCCCCAGTGGCACCCTATGCTACTGTGGCACCCAGCACTTTagcccacccccaggcccaggctcTGGCCCGCCAGCAGGCCCTGCAGCATGCACAGACCCTGGCCCACGCCCCTCCCCAGACGCTGCAGCACCCTCAGGGTATCCCGCCGCCCCAGGCGCTGTCCCACCCTCAGAGCCTCCAGCAGCCTCAGGGCCTGGGCCACCCCCAGCCCATGGCCCAAACCCAGGGCTTGGTCCACCCTCAGGCCCTGTCTCACCAAGGTCTCCAGCACCCCCCCAATCCCTTGCTGCATGGAGGCCGGAAGATGCCAGACTCAGATGCCCCCCCGAATGTGACCGTGTCTACCTCAACGATCCCCCTTTCCATGGCGGCCACCCTGCAGCACAGCCAGCCCCCGGACCTGAGCAGCATCGTGCACCAGATCAACCAGTTTTGCCAGACGAGGGCCGGCATCAGCACTACCTCAGTGTGCGAGGGCCAGATCGCCAACCCCAGCCCCATTAGTCGCAGTCTGCTCATCAATGCAAGCACCCGGGTGTCGACCCACAGCGTCCCCACTCCAATGCCTTCCTGTGTGGTCAACCCCATGGAGCACACCCATGCGGCCACAGGCCCTGTCAACCTGCCCACGGGCATCTCTCGAGCCCCCACTGGCTACGCTAGCGACCTCAAGCCAGTGGCCTGGAACCAGCACCAGCTGGCCCACCTCCAACAGATGTGCAGTGAGGCTGGTGGGACGCCGGCCCCGGGCCTGACAGGCAAGCACGCTGCCGGACGCGAGCTGGCAGGGCCTGGCTTTGTGGGCAAGGCGCCCGCCTACCCGCAGGAACTCTGCCTGGCGCAGTCTTTCCATCTGAAGCCACCCCTGGAGAAgccaaccccctccccaccagtcAACGGCCTGGCAGCCCCACTGGCCTACCCCAATGGTCACTACTTCCAACCCCTGTGGAACAACATTCTGCCCACTCCCAATAGCGACAGCTCGGGGTCTCAGGACCTCCCTATGCCGTTCCATGGTGGGCAGCCCACAGGTGCACCCCTCGACTGTGCAGCGGCTGCTGGGGCGCACTACCGAGCAGGGACCGGGGGCGGGCCCGTGGCGAGCCAGAACAGCTTGATGCAGACGGTGGATTACCTGAGTGGGGATTTCCAGCCGGCCTGCTTCCGTGAACAGAGCCTGGCCGTGCTGAGCAAGGCCCACCGAGCCCCCGGCAGCCGCGCCCCCGACCCCACAGATAGTCGAAGTCTTCATATTCAGCACCCTGGGTATAGATAG